The Flavobacterium psychrotrophum region AAAAAAATCCGCCATCGGCGGATTCCTTATATTATCTTCAGCTGTGTTTTCCATTTCGACGGCAGGAGAAATCTCGATACTGAAATTAACTACCGCAATAGAAAATGCTAATATGCAAACATACTATCCCAGCACGTGCTGCGCCAGTACCCTTTGCACATCATAAATATCAACCGACTTGTTGAATTTTTTAGTGATGCTTGGCAGCGCCTCGCTCGATACCCATATTTTAAGTTCGGCATCAAGGTCAAACGTACCCGCTGTTTCTACGCTAAAGCGCGAAATGCTCTTGTAAGATATAGAAAGGTATTCGGTTTTTTTACCGGTTAGTCCCTGAACGTCAACAATAATAAGGCGCTTGTTTGTAAAAATAAAGGTATCGCGTATTAGCTTAAAGCCTATTTCTATCTGTTCGCCATTGGCCAGTAGCTTGCCATATTCGTCCTGAAGTTTAGCTTGGTCTACCACGCCGGCATTGCCCAGTAATGAAGAAAAAATTCCCATGAGTTATAGATTTTTTGTTTTATGATTCAGCGGCTAACATACAAAAATTAACAACGGCTTGTTGTTATGATTTTAAGAAAAATCACTCCGTAAACTTATCAATATAATGTTGACGTTGCGGTTCATCTATTTGCAGTACTTCGTGAATGTAATTATCAACAGATCCATATTGCTGCTCAATAACGTCAAACGTAGCGGCAAGGTAACCACTTTCTATCCAGCTAAGTTTTTCCAGTACGCCTACATCCAGCTTAGGGTATATGATATGTGCCCTTTTAGCCATTTTCAGTCGTTTGTAGACAATATCTTTGCGTAGGTTATTAGAGTTAAGGTAATCGTTATAAA contains the following coding sequences:
- a CDS encoding PH domain-containing protein gives rise to the protein MGIFSSLLGNAGVVDQAKLQDEYGKLLANGEQIEIGFKLIRDTFIFTNKRLIIVDVQGLTGKKTEYLSISYKSISRFSVETAGTFDLDAELKIWVSSEALPSITKKFNKSVDIYDVQRVLAQHVLG